The following are encoded in a window of Echeneis naucrates chromosome 19, fEcheNa1.1, whole genome shotgun sequence genomic DNA:
- the mprip gene encoding myosin phosphatase Rho-interacting protein isoform X5 produces MSFKDNPCRKFQANIFNKSKCQNCFKPRESHLLNDEDLNQAKPIYGGWLLLAPEGTNFDNPLHKSRKWQRRFFILYEHGLLRYALDEMPSTLPQGTINMNQCSDVIDGETRTGQKNSLCILTSEKEYFIRAECKEIINGWQEVLTVYPRTNKQNQKKKRKVDAPTHQGGVTPSQCFSTEDMNGHPEPGPAKVTVTSSSSGSSIPCLPSSIASAERVPMSRATLWQEENRWSRAAIPCSRSASCLSQLSQNQPDHSITTQDDGGSVSAGRKVRVESGYFSLEKTKSEPSPQSAQHSQPPQPPQHLPLSSSASSSSLGAPSPRYNSESEPQTSPCQPSQDPLPSSGALVSPSYSTISSSQSSLDSEPSGSTATWEGCSGGGGSNTSVSGGGSRVGRSGREYAALSDVPRARRLSYREAFRSEKKRQELRARTRSPGREEVARLFGEERRRSQIIGRFEEGQHERMDNSSSNEPSTKTVQIQRQGRSERRYLANKHEMSLDAGKDRSVPDVSSSTFANLRRAKSLDRRVTESSMTPDLLNFKKGWMTKLYEDGMWKKHWFVLTDQSLRYYKDSIAEEASELDGEIDLTTCYDVKEFPVQRNYGFQILCKEGACTLSAMTSGIRRNWIQAIMKNVQPTIAPDVTRSLPDENLKAQVMLEPCPQTTPELNLISEGPKLDVHRQAAGNNVSVISSEPRKSRVRDRKLEGHSKTFDWSEFKMEKTEKPVKERADTVDLSSSFSTTSSYCSPSSSPSSLASSPISTSSFQTSSLSSAHPPPMTEEAEKEIARRGVPPHSTTSATHMPNTVTVTMTSSLDPMPPEQPSMPEHSEQGQMEVDHPTAMHPASQDKRDIRTSGVHEEIEQRWHQVETTPLREEKQVPITTTLGNSGNADRLPADELAALLDKELGQKQKELDQLQKQNNLLKEQLEDALGREQSAREGYVLQATCERGFAAMEETHQKVIEDLQRQHQREISKLMEERERLLAEETAATIAAIEAMKNAHKEELEKTQRSQLSGLNSDIDELRLQYEEELQSIQRELEVLSEQYSQKCLENAHLAQALEAERQALRQCQRENQELNGHNQELNNRLSAEITRMRSCFSGETALSPLTQGKDVYELEVLLRIKESEIQYLKQEIHSLKDELQSALRDKKYATDKYKDIYTELSIVKAKADCDISKLKEKLIIATEALGERTVDGTVTSGYDIMKSKSNPDFIKKEQTTSKQLRGVRSKSLKEGLTVQERMKLFEAKDSKKI; encoded by the exons CCCAGCACTTTACCCCAAGGTACAATCAACATGAACCAGTGCTCTGATGTCATCGATGGAGAGACCAGGACTGGCCAGAAGAACTCGTTGTGCATCCTGACCTCTGAGAAAGAGTACTTCATACGGGCTGAATGTAAAGAAATCATCAATGG GTGGCAGGAGGTTCTGACTGTGTACCCCAGGACCAACAAGCAGAACCAGAAGAAAAAACGCAAGGTTGATGCACCCACACACCAG GGTGGAGTAACTCCAAGCCAGTGTTTTTCCACTGAAGACATGAATGGACACCCA GAGCCTGGCCCCGCCAAGGTGACagtgaccagcagcagcagtggaagtAGCATCCCATGCCTGCCCAGTAGTATTGCCAGTGCTGAGCGTGTCCCGATGAGCCGTGCCACTCTGTGGCAGGAGGAGAACCGCTGGAGCAGGGCCGCCATCCCCTGCAGCCGCAGTGCCTCCTGTCTCAGCCAGCTGAGTCAAAACCAACCAGACCACAGTATCACTACTCAAGATG ATGGTGGCAGCGTTAGTGCTGGACGTAAGGTACGAGTTGAGAGCGGTTACTTTTCCCTGGAGAAGACCAAGTCGGAACCTTCTCCACAGTCTGCACAGCATTCCCAGCCACCCCAGCCACCTCAACACCTGCCCCTGTCCTCTTCagcatcatcctcctctttagGAGCTCCCAGTCCCAGGTACAACTCTGAGTCAGAACCCCAAACTTCCCCTTGTCAACCTTCCCAAGACCCCCTCCCTTCTTCAGGTGCACTTGTTTCACCCAGCTACTCCACCATCAGTTCCTCCCAGAGCTCGCTGGACTCTGAGCCTAGCGGCAGTACAGCCACCTGGGAGGGATGCAGTGGTGGTGGAGGGAGCAATACTAGTGTCAGTGGCGGAGGAAGCAGAGTAGGCCGTTCTGGCAGGGAGTATGCTGCACTATCGGATGTGCCACGGGCTCGCAGGCTGAGCTACCGAGAGGCATTCCGCTCGGAGAAAAAGCGCCAAGAGCTGAGGGCAAGGACACGGAGTCCTGGCAGAGAGGAGGTGGCGCGGCTGTTCGGGGAGGAGCGCAG GCGTTCTCAAATCATCGGCCGGTTCGAGGAGGGTCAACATGAGCGAATGGACAACAGCAGCTCCAACGAACCCTCTACTAAAACCGTGCAAATCCAGAGACAAGGTCGCAGCGAGAGACGCTATCTGGCTAACAAACAT GAGATGTCACTAGATGCAGGAAAAGATCGTTCTGTCCCTGATGTGTCCAGTTCCACTTTTGCCAATTTAAGAAGAGCCAAGTCACTGGATCGCAGAGTGACAGAGTCTTCAATGACT CCAGATCTGCTGAACTTCAAGAAAGGATGGATGACCAAACTGTATGAAGATGGAATG tggAAGAAACACTGGTTTGTCCTGACAGACCAGAGTCTGAGGTACTATAAGGACTCAATAGCAGAAGAG GCTTCAGAACTGGATGGAGAAATTGATCTGACTACATGTTATGATGTCAAAGAGTTCCCAGTCCAGAGAAATTATGGATTCCAAATCTTG TGTAAAGAGGGAGCATGCACCCTGTCTGCCATGACCTCTGGAATCCGTCGCAACTGGATTCAGGCCATTATGAAGAATGTGCAACCCACTATTGCCCCTGATGTCACCCG GTCCCTCCCTGATGAGAACCTAAAAGCCCAGGTTATGTTGGAGCCATGTCCACAGACCACACCCGAGCTAAACCTCATTTCTGAGGGCCCCAAGTTGGATGTCCACAGACAGGCAGCTGGTAACAATGTctctgtcatttcctctgagCCCCGTAAGAGCAGAGTTCGTGACCGCAAACTAGAAGGCCATTCTAAGACTTTTGATTGGTCTGAATTCAAaatggaaaagacagagaagcCTGTGAAAGAACGAGCAGATACTGTCGACCTCAGCTCATCATTCTCCACAACCTCCTCATAttgctctccctcctcttcaccttcctCATTAGCGTCCTCTCCCATCTCTACCTCCTCCTTCCAAACCTCCTCATTATCAAGCGCTCACCCACCTCCTATGACAGAAGAAGCTGAAAAGGAGATTGCCAGGAGGGGTGTCCCTCCACATAGCACAACCAGTGCAACTCACATGCCAAATACTGTCACTGTTACCATGACTTCCTCGCTAGACCCAATGCCACCAGAACAGCCATCCATGCCTGAACATTCAGAGCAAGGACAGATGGAAGTAGACCACCCCACAGCCATGCATCCTGCAAGTCAGGATAAGAGAGATATCAGAACCTCAGGTGTCCATGAAGAGATTGAACAGCGCTGGCATCAAGTGGAGACAACACCGCTGAGAGAGGAGAAGCAAGTACCCATTACCACAACGTTAGGAAACTCGGGTAACGCCGACAGATTGCCTGCAGATGAACTTGCTGCACTGCTCGACAAAGAG TTGGGACAGAAGCAGAAGGAGCTAGATCAACTTCAAAAGCAGAACAACCTTTTAAAAGAGCAACTGGAAGACGCGCTAGGGAGAGAACAGAGTGCCAGAGAGGGCTATGTACTGCAG GCCACTTGTGAACGTGGCTTTGCTGCAATGGAAGAAACTCATCAGAAGGTGATAGAAGACCTCCAGAGGCAGCATCAGAGGGAAATTTCCAAACTCATggaagagcgagagagactGTTAGCTGAGGAGACTGCTGCAACAATTGCTG CTATTGAAGCTatgaaaaatgcacacaagGAAGAACTTGAGAAGACCCAGCGCTCACAATTAAGTGGACTGAACTCTGACATCGATGAGCTCCGCTTACAATATGA GGAGGAACTGCAGTCCATCCAGAGAGAACTGGAGGTGCTGTCAGAGCAGTACTCTCAGAAATGCCTTGAGAACGCCCACCTTGCCCAGGCCCTGGAGGCTGAGAGGCAGGCCCTCAGGCAGTGTCAGAGAGAGAACCAGGAGCTAAATGGTCACAACCAG GAATTGAATAACAGACTGAGTGCAGAGATTACTCGGATGCGATCCTGTTTCAGCGGCGAAACAGCATTGTCACCACTCACCCAGGGCAAAGATGTGTATGAACTGGAG GTGTTGCTGAGAATTAAGGAATCAGAGATCCAGTATCTTAAACAGGAAATCCATTCTTTGAAAGATGAACTACAGTCTGCTTTAAGG gaCAAGAAATATGCGACAGACAAATATAAAGACATATATACAGAGCTCAGCATTGTGAAGGCAAAGGCTGACTGTGACATCAGCAAACTGAAAGAGAAACTGATCATTGCCACAGAAGCTTTAGGTGAGAGGACCGTGGATGGAACAGTCACGTCTGGATATG ATATCATGAAATCTAAAAGTAATCCGGATTTCATtaagaaagaacaaacaacctCCAAGCAATTGAGAGGAGTAAGGTCAAAG
- the mprip gene encoding myosin phosphatase Rho-interacting protein isoform X4 — translation MSFKDNPCRKFQANIFNKSKCQNCFKPRESHLLNDEDLNQAKPIYGGWLLLAPEGTNFDNPLHKSRKWQRRFFILYEHGLLRYALDEMPSTLPQGTINMNQCSDVIDGETRTGQKNSLCILTSEKEYFIRAECKEIINGWQEVLTVYPRTNKQNQKKKRKVDAPTHQGGVTPSQCFSTEDMNGHPEPGPAKVTVTSSSSGSSIPCLPSSIASAERVPMSRATLWQEENRWSRAAIPCSRSASCLSQLSQNQPDHSITTQDDGGSVSAGRKVRVESGYFSLEKTKSEPSPQSAQHSQPPQPPQHLPLSSSASSSSLGAPSPRRSQIIGRFEEGQHERMDNSSSNEPSTKTVQIQRQGRSERRYLANKHEMSLDAGKDRSVPDVSSSTFANLRRAKSLDRRVTESSMTPDLLNFKKGWMTKLYEDGMWKKHWFVLTDQSLRYYKDSIAEEASELDGEIDLTTCYDVKEFPVQRNYGFQILCKEGACTLSAMTSGIRRNWIQAIMKNVQPTIAPDVTRSLPDENLKAQVMLEPCPQTTPELNLISEGPKLDVHRQAAGNNVSVISSEPRKSRVRDRKLEGHSKTFDWSEFKMEKTEKPVKERADTVDLSSSFSTTSSYCSPSSSPSSLASSPISTSSFQTSSLSSAHPPPMTEEAEKEIARRGVPPHSTTSATHMPNTVTVTMTSSLDPMPPEQPSMPEHSEQGQMEVDHPTAMHPASQDKRDIRTSGVHEEIEQRWHQVETTPLREEKQVPITTTLGNSGNADRLPADELAALLDKELGQKQKELDQLQKQNNLLKEQLEDALGREQSAREGYVLQSATPPSSSPHRVPWQRLHRLNQDLQGELESQKRKQDLAQQQIRTLKRSYTEAQDAVDRHEADIQALQSKLASAMAEILASEQAVVRMRNELKLEQERSKEQEVEYGRSEATLRAQLKDSEDRLREVEASLLERNQALRHLERQQALQRDHMREVQRLQERLLEVTARLCATEEGQALKEERLRKEQQSMQESHERERQNLCKKLAEAEMAQKEMEDRLLEAEQQVEALLRGRQTSGGKECRDEMLKLQEELAQKVDMVESLRESVRRLEEEKGHLTCRCQELLNQIAEADREVNKLRNRLETEEADYYTLEHSYERATQEFQKMSQFLRDKEEEIRQTKEMYERLVERKEEDLKEALVKMTALGNSLEETEQKLQAKEELLCQISQSLLDKVAPCSAEKDLQAKLVVAEGRIAELEQHLNALQLGYADLHMERQQIPEQSKRGILKSSAPLLPNTELSLSFDNNSKKENSDDKESQAKRSRIRFSSIQCQKYISLDSLVTDHERSPFVDTGQKVDRDVNEDICLTEGNISSDITFPHTSDPEKFISIIHALETKLLATEDKLRNLTQNLEEQRTTQPDEISKVDLKLSDNKQYPGKEFSCHSGIQSSAANKHYTKALTCVENCREKVKTILSGSHDTTGSQLHSLSEIESDLFNASLYIQQGQKTLEDQIPVVHQNQSPETVDKEALHLFAKTLSYEAVVLNKMAFLIQTSKFDIIQALADIWEDIESIKRNDKDCLAVVYADVLTRKLMLESAFWKELEKAETDVAQCKEGALSSVSADMDADATIFNTFIKAELAFSVQNLKLCYEEKFKLLKRELTDAYSNLQQREMALRAIIEASKRPDLKNVIKEVKNNFGFSKQQLADIRPPELAPYMEQIEMESAEDLAEEIVDRHLAEEMPSCGVDSLETLQNAHDILANELQRQAAILHKYAQELESGGNHPGLAKMIHTLFGHQTSRNFTSTSLCMREALIQAQVAYVACRLRAMHEQDLGWCKETGQSMEALVQQHAQNVSAIQEKYKASLQEERLSFTQTVNTLQIENQTLKNEIKKRVNQISQQQEQLAHLEEHYQNDTRELNERHKKELRQAEQSRASTELALMETIADSQRKLELLLLDMETMKERHESHVKKLEEQFEQRICELQLIHNNEIEKLYSEYEENIHCVKEKLPDQKELEVSHLPPCDEANVPMEEEEHGRQEDAQTVSEVDSMVVLKDRIQELETQMNTMRDELENKHLEGDGANLREKYQRDFESLKATCERGFAAMEETHQKVIEDLQRQHQREISKLMEERERLLAEETAATIAAIEAMKNAHKEELEKTQRSQLSGLNSDIDELRLQYEEELQSIQRELEVLSEQYSQKCLENAHLAQALEAERQALRQCQRENQELNGHNQELNNRLSAEITRMRSCFSGETALSPLTQGKDVYELEVLLRIKESEIQYLKQEIHSLKDELQSALRDKKYATDKYKDIYTELSIVKAKADCDISKLKEKLIIATEALGERTVDGTVTSGYDIMKSKSNPDFIKKEQTTSKQLRGVRSKSLKEGLTVQERMKLFEAKDSKKI, via the exons CCCAGCACTTTACCCCAAGGTACAATCAACATGAACCAGTGCTCTGATGTCATCGATGGAGAGACCAGGACTGGCCAGAAGAACTCGTTGTGCATCCTGACCTCTGAGAAAGAGTACTTCATACGGGCTGAATGTAAAGAAATCATCAATGG GTGGCAGGAGGTTCTGACTGTGTACCCCAGGACCAACAAGCAGAACCAGAAGAAAAAACGCAAGGTTGATGCACCCACACACCAG GGTGGAGTAACTCCAAGCCAGTGTTTTTCCACTGAAGACATGAATGGACACCCA GAGCCTGGCCCCGCCAAGGTGACagtgaccagcagcagcagtggaagtAGCATCCCATGCCTGCCCAGTAGTATTGCCAGTGCTGAGCGTGTCCCGATGAGCCGTGCCACTCTGTGGCAGGAGGAGAACCGCTGGAGCAGGGCCGCCATCCCCTGCAGCCGCAGTGCCTCCTGTCTCAGCCAGCTGAGTCAAAACCAACCAGACCACAGTATCACTACTCAAGATG ATGGTGGCAGCGTTAGTGCTGGACGTAAGGTACGAGTTGAGAGCGGTTACTTTTCCCTGGAGAAGACCAAGTCGGAACCTTCTCCACAGTCTGCACAGCATTCCCAGCCACCCCAGCCACCTCAACACCTGCCCCTGTCCTCTTCagcatcatcctcctctttagGAGCTCCCAGTCCCAG GCGTTCTCAAATCATCGGCCGGTTCGAGGAGGGTCAACATGAGCGAATGGACAACAGCAGCTCCAACGAACCCTCTACTAAAACCGTGCAAATCCAGAGACAAGGTCGCAGCGAGAGACGCTATCTGGCTAACAAACAT GAGATGTCACTAGATGCAGGAAAAGATCGTTCTGTCCCTGATGTGTCCAGTTCCACTTTTGCCAATTTAAGAAGAGCCAAGTCACTGGATCGCAGAGTGACAGAGTCTTCAATGACT CCAGATCTGCTGAACTTCAAGAAAGGATGGATGACCAAACTGTATGAAGATGGAATG tggAAGAAACACTGGTTTGTCCTGACAGACCAGAGTCTGAGGTACTATAAGGACTCAATAGCAGAAGAG GCTTCAGAACTGGATGGAGAAATTGATCTGACTACATGTTATGATGTCAAAGAGTTCCCAGTCCAGAGAAATTATGGATTCCAAATCTTG TGTAAAGAGGGAGCATGCACCCTGTCTGCCATGACCTCTGGAATCCGTCGCAACTGGATTCAGGCCATTATGAAGAATGTGCAACCCACTATTGCCCCTGATGTCACCCG GTCCCTCCCTGATGAGAACCTAAAAGCCCAGGTTATGTTGGAGCCATGTCCACAGACCACACCCGAGCTAAACCTCATTTCTGAGGGCCCCAAGTTGGATGTCCACAGACAGGCAGCTGGTAACAATGTctctgtcatttcctctgagCCCCGTAAGAGCAGAGTTCGTGACCGCAAACTAGAAGGCCATTCTAAGACTTTTGATTGGTCTGAATTCAAaatggaaaagacagagaagcCTGTGAAAGAACGAGCAGATACTGTCGACCTCAGCTCATCATTCTCCACAACCTCCTCATAttgctctccctcctcttcaccttcctCATTAGCGTCCTCTCCCATCTCTACCTCCTCCTTCCAAACCTCCTCATTATCAAGCGCTCACCCACCTCCTATGACAGAAGAAGCTGAAAAGGAGATTGCCAGGAGGGGTGTCCCTCCACATAGCACAACCAGTGCAACTCACATGCCAAATACTGTCACTGTTACCATGACTTCCTCGCTAGACCCAATGCCACCAGAACAGCCATCCATGCCTGAACATTCAGAGCAAGGACAGATGGAAGTAGACCACCCCACAGCCATGCATCCTGCAAGTCAGGATAAGAGAGATATCAGAACCTCAGGTGTCCATGAAGAGATTGAACAGCGCTGGCATCAAGTGGAGACAACACCGCTGAGAGAGGAGAAGCAAGTACCCATTACCACAACGTTAGGAAACTCGGGTAACGCCGACAGATTGCCTGCAGATGAACTTGCTGCACTGCTCGACAAAGAG TTGGGACAGAAGCAGAAGGAGCTAGATCAACTTCAAAAGCAGAACAACCTTTTAAAAGAGCAACTGGAAGACGCGCTAGGGAGAGAACAGAGTGCCAGAGAGGGCTATGTACTGCAG AGTGCAACAcccccttcctcttcaccacacAGAGTGCCGTGGCAACGCTTGCACAGACTTAATCAAGATTTGCAGGGTGAATTGGAGTCCCAAAAGCGCAAACAAGACCTTGCTCAGCAGCAAATTCGGACATTAAAGAGAAGCTACACCGAAGCCCAGGATGCTGTGGACCGCCATGAGGCTGATATTCAAGCTCTACAGAGTAAACTGGCCTCTGCCATGGCTGAGATCTTGGCAAGTGAGCAGGCTGTTGTTCGAATGCGCAATGAACTTAAACTAGAGCAggagcgttcaaaggagcaaGAAGTGGAATATGGAAGAAGTGAGGCCACACTACGAGCCCAGCTGAAGGACAGTGAAGACAGACTTCGTGAAGTAGAGGCCAGTCTCCTAGAGAGAAACCAGGCCCTTAGGCATCTGGAACGCCAGCAGGCTCTGCAACGAGACCACATGAGAGAGGTACAAAGGTTGCAGGAGAGGTTGCTAGAAGTGACTGCTCGATTATGTGCTACTGAAGAGGGCCAAGCTCTGAAGGAGGAGCGCCTGAGGAAGGAGCAGCAAAGTATGCAAGAAAGTCatgagagggaaagacagaatCTTTGCAAAAAATTAGCTGAAGCTGAAATGGCACAGAAAGAGATGGAAGACAGACTGCTCGAGGCTGAGCAGCAGGTAGAGGCTCTGCTGAGAGGGCGGCAGACCTCTGGAGGAAAAGAATGCAGGGACGAAATGTTGAAGTTGCAAGAGGAGTTGGCCCAAAAGGTTGACATGGTTGAGTCATTGAGAGAGAGTGTGCGTAGGCTAGAGGAAGAGAAAGGCCATCTCACTTGCCGCTGTCAGGAGCTTCTTAACCAGATTGCTGAAGCAGACCGTGAAGTGAATAAGCTCCGCAATCGACTGGAAACTGAAGAAGCTGATTACTACACCCTGGAACATTCTTATGAAAGGGCTACACAAGAGTTTCAGAAAATGAGCCAGTTTCTTCgggacaaagaggaggagatcCGGCAGACTAAGGAAATGTATGAGAGACTAGTGGAACGCAAAGAAGAGGACCTAAAAGAAGCACTTGTTAAAATGACAGCACTTGGCAACAGCTTGgaggaaacagaacagaagctGCAAGCTAAGGAAGAGCTTCTCTGTCAAATAAGTCAAAGCCTCTTGGATAAGGTCGCGCCTTGTAGTGCTGAAAAGGATCTACAAGCAAAGCTTGTGGTTGCAGAGGGCCGCATTGCAGAACTAGAGCAGCATCTCAATGCCCTGCAGCTGGGCTATGCTGATCTACACATGGAAAGACAGCAAATCCCAGAACAAAGCAAGAGAGGAATTTTGAAATCATCTGCCCCTTTATTGCCAAACACAGAGCTTTCACTTTCCTTTGACAATAATTCCAAGAAAGAGAACTCAGATGATAAGGAATCTCAAGCTAAAAGATCAAGGATACGGTTTTCTAGTATTCAGTGCCAAAAATACATCAGCTTAGACAGCCTGGTCACAGACCATGAGAGAAGTCCTTTTGTGGACACAGGACAAAAGGTTGACAGAGATGTAAATGAAGACATCTGTTTAACAGAAGGAAATATCTCCTCTGATATCACATTCCCACATACTAGTGACCCGGAGAAGTTTATCTCCATTATACATGCCCTAGAGACCAAACTGCTTGCCACTGAGGATAAGCTAAGAAATCTCACACAGAATCTAGAAGAGCAACGAACAACCCAACCAGATGAGATATCAAAGGTGGATTTAAAATTGTCAGATAATAAGCAATACCCAGGGAAAGAGTTTAGTTGCCATAGTGGAATACAGAGTAGTGCCGCCAATAAACATTACACCAAAGCCCTGACATGCGTGGAAAATTGTCGAGAGAAAGTTAAGACTATTCTCAGTGGATCTCATGATACCACTGGATCACAGCTGCATTCACTGTCAGAGATAGAGAGTGATTTGTTCAATGCTTCACTGTATATCCAACAAGGACAAAAGACATTAGAAGATCAAATACCAGTTGTTCATCAAAATCAATCCCCAGAGACTGTAGATAAAGAAGCTTTGCACCTCTTTGCCAAAACTTTGTCTTATGAGGCTGTAGTTTTAAACAAGATGGCTTTTTTAATTCAGACTTCAAAGTTTGACATCATACAGGCTCTTGCAGACATATGGGAAGACATAGAGAGCATTAAAAGGAATGACAAAGATTGTTTGGCTGTAGTTTATGCCGATGTCTTGACCAGGAAGTTGATGCTAGAGAGTGCATTTTGGAAAGAGTTGGAGAAAGCTGAAACTGATGTTGCTCAATGCAAAGAGGGTGCATTGAGCAGTGTGTCAGCTGATATGGATGCTGATGCCACGATCTTTAACACCTTCATTAAAGCAGAATTGGCCTTCTCTGTTCAAAACCTGAAACTTTGCTATGAAGAAAAATTCAAATTACTGAAGCGGGAGTTGACTGACGCATACAGTAACCTACAGCAAAGGGAAATGGCTTTGAGAGCAATTATCGAAGCTTCCAAAAGGCctgatttgaaaaatgtaataaaagaaGTCAAAAATAACTTTGGGTTCAGTAAACAACAGCTAGCTGATATTCGACCTCCTGAATTGGCGCCATACATGGAGCAGATTGAAATGGAATCGGCTGAAGATTTGGCAGAGGAAATCGTGGACAGGCACTTGGCTGAAGAAATGCCTTCTTGTGGAGTTGATTCACTTGAAACATTGCAAAATGCACATGACATCCTTGCTAATGAACTCCAGAGACAGGCAGCAATCCTCCATAAGTATGCTCAGGAGTTGGAGAGTGGTGGTAACCATCCTGGACTGGCAAAAATGATCCACACACTTTTTGGTCACCAAACTTCACGCAACTTCACAAGTACCTCTCTGTGTATGCGTGAAGCTCTTATCCAGGCTCAAGTGGCTTATGTGGCATGCAGATTACGGGCCATGCATGAACAAGACCTGGGCTGGTGCAAAGAGACGGGTCAGAGCATGGAGGCTCTTGTCCAGCAGCATGCCCAAAACGTCAGTGCAATccaagaaaaatacaaagcatCCTTACAGGAGGAGCGCCTGAGCTTCACACAGACAGTGAACACGCTCCAGATTGAGAACCAGACACTAAAAAATGAGATCAAGAAACGTGTGAACCAGATctcccagcagcaggagcaactgGCCCACCTGGAGGAGCATTACCAGAACGATACAAGAGAGCTGAATGAAAGGCACAAGAAGGAGCTACGGCAGGCAGAGCAAAGCCGTGCTTCAACAGAACTAGCACTCATGGAGACGATAGCTGACAGCCAGCGAAAGTTAGAGCTTCTGCTTTTGGACATGGAAACTATGAAGGAGCGACACGAGAGTCACGTGAAAAAATTGGAGGAGCAGTTTGAACAGAGGATCTGTGAGCTCCAGCTCATTCACAACAATGAGATTGAAAAGTTATATTCGGAATATGAGGAAAATATTCATTGTGTCAAAGAGAAACTGCCTGATCAAAAAGAACTGGAGGTCTCCCACTTGCCACCGTGTGATGAGGCAAATGTGCCAATGGAAGAGGAAGAACATGGAAGGCAGGAGGATGCACAAACTGTGTCCGAAGTGGACTCCATGGTGGTTCTGAAAGACCGGATCCAGGAGCTGGAGACTCAGATGAACACCATGAGGGATGAGCTGGAGAACAAGCACCTTGAAGGAGATGGAGCCAACCTGAGAGAGAAATACCAGAGAGACTTTGAAAGTCTTaag GCCACTTGTGAACGTGGCTTTGCTGCAATGGAAGAAACTCATCAGAAGGTGATAGAAGACCTCCAGAGGCAGCATCAGAGGGAAATTTCCAAACTCATggaagagcgagagagactGTTAGCTGAGGAGACTGCTGCAACAATTGCTG CTATTGAAGCTatgaaaaatgcacacaagGAAGAACTTGAGAAGACCCAGCGCTCACAATTAAGTGGACTGAACTCTGACATCGATGAGCTCCGCTTACAATATGA GGAGGAACTGCAGTCCATCCAGAGAGAACTGGAGGTGCTGTCAGAGCAGTACTCTCAGAAATGCCTTGAGAACGCCCACCTTGCCCAGGCCCTGGAGGCTGAGAGGCAGGCCCTCAGGCAGTGTCAGAGAGAGAACCAGGAGCTAAATGGTCACAACCAG GAATTGAATAACAGACTGAGTGCAGAGATTACTCGGATGCGATCCTGTTTCAGCGGCGAAACAGCATTGTCACCACTCACCCAGGGCAAAGATGTGTATGAACTGGAG GTGTTGCTGAGAATTAAGGAATCAGAGATCCAGTATCTTAAACAGGAAATCCATTCTTTGAAAGATGAACTACAGTCTGCTTTAAGG gaCAAGAAATATGCGACAGACAAATATAAAGACATATATACAGAGCTCAGCATTGTGAAGGCAAAGGCTGACTGTGACATCAGCAAACTGAAAGAGAAACTGATCATTGCCACAGAAGCTTTAGGTGAGAGGACCGTGGATGGAACAGTCACGTCTGGATATG ATATCATGAAATCTAAAAGTAATCCGGATTTCATtaagaaagaacaaacaacctCCAAGCAATTGAGAGGAGTAAGGTCAAAG